From Bacteroidota bacterium:
AGCGCTGACTCGCACGCGGAGAGCGTCACCAGGCGATAGTCGCCGAGCGCATCGAGGCGGCGGACCTCGTCGAGGGTGAGGCGGCCGTCTTCGTCGCCGTCGGGAGCGAGTGCGAGGTAGGAGCGCTCCACCCTTGGGTCGAGCACGCCGTGCGTGGCGAGGTGAAGCACGGTGTAGTCGCTCGGCGCGGCCTTGACCTGCCGCTCCGTGGCGGCCTCGCGGACGAAGAGCTCGGAGCCCGGATAGAGCTGCGCGAGCGCCTCGACTTCCCGCTCGGCGAAGGGGAGCGCTTCGAGCGAGTCGGTGGTGGCGTTGCCGAACGCACGGATGCGGATGTCCGAGCCGCGCATGCCCCGCCGGTAGAGCACGGAGAGGTCGGAGACGTAGAACAGCGTCCGGTCTTCGATGAGGAACCGCTCGGGGGCGGCCTGCCCGGTGTCGTCGGGCGCGGGTAGTACGGCGAACGGGAGGTCGTAGAGCGGGCCGTTGGGGATGATGGCGAGGCGTGTGCGCTCGCCGATGCGGGGGACGGCCGGTGCGATGAGCAGGTCGTAGAGCCGCTGCCGGACGGCGTCGTAGCGATCGACGTCGGTGCTGCCCGAGCTGTCGTCGCCGCCAAGGCTTCCGCTGCGCACGGCGGCGGCAGCCGTGGGCGTGGCGATGAAGCGGCGGAGGTCCTGCACGAGTCCCTGCACCTCGTCCACGCTGGCGTTCAGCACCTCAGCGCCGACGGAGTCCTGCGTGGCGACAAAGAGAAACAGCCGCGATTCGCCGACGAGGTAGGTCACCACGGCAAGATCGTCCGGGAAGTCGCGGCGCTCCTGCTGGAGGGTGCGCGCGGCGTCGGGCAGACGGCGGGCGAGCGCGGGGTCGTTGCGGATCTCGTCGTCGAGGAGGGCGCGGTACTCGCTCTGCGACACCGAGAGCCGCGCGGCGAGCGCCTCGGCGCGTGCGGTCTGGCCAGCAGCGAGCGCTTGGGCGCGCTCGGTCTCCAACTGGTCCACGGTGGCCTGGAGAGCGCGGAGGCGATCAGCCTCCGTGACGGTGCCATCCGCGCTGGTCCCGTCCGCGGCGGCAAGGAGGAGCGGGTCACCAAACTGCGCGCGGAGGTCGTCGGAGTAGCTGCGGTCGAGGTAGGCGAGCGCCTCCTCGGTCTGGCCCTGCTCGATGAGGGCGGCCACCAGCGCCTCGTAGACGCGGACCTTGGGGCCACCCTCGGCGAAGCGGCGCTGCGCCTCCTGACCACCCACGACGCGGGCGCGCACCGTCTCCATTGCCTCGACGGCCTGGCGGAGGAGCGCTACGGCCTCGGCGTCGCGACCCTGCTGCTCGCGGATCAAGGCGAGCGTGTAGGTCGGCTCCCAGACATGCTGCGGCATGCCGAGATCGCTGGCCAGCGTGGCGGCCCGTTCCAGCATCGTCTCTGCGGCGCCGGCCTCCCCGTTAGCGAGGAGCGCACGGCCCAAGACCCCAAGGGCTTCGGTGAGACGGGACTGCTCGTCGGTCGTCTCTAGGATCACGACTGCGCGGCGCATCGAAGCGGCAGCAGCGGCAGGGTCTGGCTCGGGGCGTTCGAGAGCGATGCGGCCGTCGTTGTAGAGCACGGCGGCGGTGATGCGGTCGAGGCCGAAGCGCTCGGCCAGCGCGAAGGCGCGGGCGTTCGCAGCCGAGGCTTCGTCCCATCGCTGCTGTTCGAGGAGCGCTCGGGCCACGTTCAGTTCGGCGACGAGGAGCCCGGCGTCCTCCTGGCCCGCCGCCTCGTAGATGGCGCGCGTCCGCTCGAAGGCGCCGAGGGCTGCGGCGTAGTCGCCCTGGAAGAGGTGCACGACGCCTGCGTTGTTTATGGGACCGGCACGGGCAATGTCACTTCCGAGAGCATCGTAGAGGCTGTCGGCGCGCGCGTAGGCGTCGAGGGCCGCGGCGTAGTCGGCGCGGTCCTCGGCAAGGTTGCCGAGGCCATTGAGCGCCCCTGCCTGGCCCCATAGGTTCGCCGACTCCTCGCTCACGGCGAGGGCCAGGCGGTGGAACGCCTCCGCCTCGTCGAATTGGGCCAGGACCCCGGCGAGGTCTCCCAGGTAGGCGAGCGCCGTCCCGACGCGCCCGAGGTCGTTGATGGCTTCGCCGATGGCCAGCGACGCCTCGTACTGCTCGCGTGCGCGCTCGAAATCGCCGCGCAGTTCATTGAGGTGGCCAAGGTCGATGAGCGTCCAGGCCTCCCCGACGCGGTTGCCGGCGGCTACCCAGCGGTCGTAGGCCTCCGTGAGGCGCGCTTCGGCCTCGTCGAAGCGGCCGGCTTGGCTCAGGAAGCGGCCGTAGGCGGCCATGGCGAGGGCAGCGTCGGTCGTGGCACCCACGCTCTCGGCGAGTTCCAGCGCCTCGCGGTAGTAGGCGTCGGCGGCATCGCGGTCGTATTGCCCTTCTGCAGCAAGGTTGCCGAGGGCTACGAGGTCGTTGACCTGCCAGGTCCGTTTGCCAAGCGCACGGCTGACCTCCAGCGCTCGCGCGTAGCGCTCCTCGGCTTCGCGATAGCGTCGCAGCCGGACGAGGGCATTTCCGATGACGCTCAGCGTGCCGCCTACCTCTTCGCGGTCGTCGGCTTCCTCGAAGAGCGCTAGCGCCTCCTCGTAGAGCGGCAGTGCGCGGGCGTGGTCGTTTTGCTCCGTGAACACGTTGCCCCGCTCGATGAGCACCTCGGCGCGGCCCGACGTGCTGCCTGCCTCGGCGTAGAGCGCGTCGGCGCGGTCAAAGGCCTCCAGCGCGAGGGTGGGGCGGCCTGTCTCGGTGTAGAGGCTGGCGAGCTTGCGCCACGAGTAGGCCTGCCCTGAGAGGTCACCTGCCTGCTCGCGCACCCCGATGGCCGCGCGGTGTGTGGCGATGGCATCGGCGGTGCGCCCGAGCCGCCACTCGCTCTGGGCAATCTGGCTGAGCGAGTAGCCCGCGTCAGAAAGGTGGCCGCTGATCCGGTGAAGGCGGTCGGCCTCGCGCCAGAGCGCAATCGCCTCCTCGTACTGCCCCAGGTTCGAGGTCACAAAGCCGAGTTCGTCGAGCGCGTCGGCCTCGCCCTCGGTGTCGGCAAGGGCCGCGAAGGCGCCGCGGACGGCCTCGTAGGCGGCGCGCGCGTCGCGGTATAGGCCGCGCTCCTTCTGGATCTCCGCCTGGCGGTTGCGCACGGTCGCGATGCGGCGAAGGCTGGCCGTAGAGCCGTCCTCCTCGTAGAGCGTGAGCGCGTGGCTGTAGACGGCGAGGGCGTCGTCGTAGCGCCCGAGGTGTTTGAGTGCGACGCCCTGACGCAGCACTTGCTCGCCGACATCGTAGGGTGAGGCGTTGCCCTCAGCACGCGCGGCCTCGGCCCGGGCGGTGCCGCGCTCGGAGGTCGCCAGCGCGTCCGTGTAGTCCCCGAGGGCAACCTGGTTGATCGAGATATTGTAGAGGGCGTTGAGCAGCGAGACGACCCCGCCAAGGCGCTCGTACTCGGCGATAGCCTGCTCGTAGGCGGGCACCGAGTCACGGTAGCGGCCAGCCTCAGTGAGGATGAGGCCTCGCGAGAAGAGCGCGCTCGCGGCGCTCGCCTCCCAGCCCTGGTGGCGGGCCGTGCGCTCGGCGAGATCGAGCAACCGGAACGCGTCGTCGAGCCGCCCTAGGCGACCGAGCTCTTTTGCCTCGTCACGCCACGCGGTGAGGAAATCCTCGTCATGCTCGTAGTCGTAGCGCGCGATGGCGGCGTCGAGGTCGTCGGCGCTGAGAAGGAAGTCGCGGAGACCGTCGCGGCCCAACGGCGCGCTGTTGATGAGCCACGTGGCGAACGTCTCGCTGATCTTCCAGCGTCCGCCGACGTATTTCCCAGGGTAGCTCCGTACGAAGTCCAGGAATCGGATGAGGTCGTCGGTGGTCGCCTCCAGCATGAGGTCGAACGGAAGGCGGCCCTCGTAGTAGCCGCGCCCGATGGGGTCGAGGAGCGAGGCCAAGAGAGGGGTCAGGTTGCCGCTCTCTTGCAGGCCTACGACGTAGTCGCCAGCTTCGTGCACGGCGTCAGCGAAGGGCTTGAGGAGCGCCTGCTCGTCCTCGGTGGAGCGCAGCGCAAAGACCTCCTCAGGGGAGACGAACATCTCGTCGGCATTGTCCGTGAGACGGATGCCCAACTGGGCGAGGTAGAGCAGGAGGCCGTCGTGCGTATCGGCAGGAATGGTGATGGGTAGTTCGAGGAGGTCGCCTGGATAGAGCCGCAACTGCGGTGCCTTTGGTTTGCTCAGCCATATGTGCGCGGCGGCCTTGCGGCGGCCTCCGCCTACGACTCGCGCGGTCCCGAGCGCGTCGCCGCCGGAGTCATGCTCCGCGACCTGGTAGACGCTGAACGGCGTCCCGCGCCCGCCTGGCACGAGACGGTCGAGCGGGCCGCTGCCGAAGAGCACGAGGAGCGAGTCCCCCGGCGCCTCGTCGGCGAGGCCTAGCACCTCGAAGGCAAACAGGACGCGCTGGGTCGGTGCATCGCCCCCTGTAGCGTCTTGGGCACGTGCCCAGGGCGAAAAATGCACGACGAAGCCGACGAGCAACAGGGCGCAGAAATAGGCACGCATAGCGAGGAGCGCGAATGGGACAGTCCGACAGCGGAGGGAGAGGGCCGCAACACACAAGGTGCCGCACAACGTGCTGTCGCGCCCTCCCCGGCTTCGGGGAGAAGAGCGGCGACGGCTACCCATGAAACGAATCGTAAGCCATGCACAAGGTGCAGCACGACCGCGCCCGACGCAAGAAACCGCACTCCACGCCGATGGTTGGCAAGCCCGACTCCTCCCTCAACCACGTCTGCGTCCGCGCCATTATGCCTCTGTCCACCGTCACAGCCGTGCGCTACGTCACCCCCCTGCGCGAGGGCGGCTCACTGCCTGCGCTGGTCGACACCGCCGACGCCGAGGGTGCGGCGACCGGGTTGTTCGTCGTCAAGTTTCGCGGGGCGGGGCAGGGAGCCCGGGCACTCGTGGCTGAACTCATCGTCGGGCAGCTCGCCCAGCGGATTGGCCTGACTGTTCCCGACCTCGCCCTCGTCGATCTCGCCGATTCGTTCGGGCGCACCGAGCCGGACCCCGAGATCCAGGACATCCTCAAGGGCAGCCGCGGCATCAACGTCGGCCTGCGCTACCTCGATGGCGCGTTCACCTACGACGCGGCCCTGCCCGACGTGATGCCCGAGGGGGGCACGTCCGTCGTTGATCCCGAAACCGCCGCCGCGGTCGTGTGGCTCGACGCGCTCGTGACCAACATCGACCGGACGGCCCGCAACCCCAACCTGTTGCTCACCCAGGCCAGCGGGGCCGCCCGCCCGACGATCTGGCTCATCGACCACGGGGCGGCGCTCTACGTGCACCACGCCTGGGACGCGGCCAACGTGCAGGCGCTCGTCGCCGAAAAGGCGACGGCCCCGTTCGTCCCGATTCGTGACCACGTGCTGCTCCCCGTCGCAGGCGATCTCGCCGAGGCCGACGCGCGGCTCGCGCCATCGCTGGACGCGGCAGACCTTGAGGCGATGTTGGAGGCTGTACCCGATGCGCTGCTGATGGACGCGCCCGAAGGCCGTACGCCCCCGTTCGAGAGCGCCGCTGCCAACCGGGCGGCCTACGTCGCCTTTCTCAACGCGCGCCTCGCTCCACCGCCGGACGGGGGGCTGCGGCCGTTCGTGGCCGAGGCGATCCGGGCGCAGGCTACTCTCGCCGAGGGCCCTAGGGCAGCCCTGCCCTACCGTCGCTGAGCCGCCGCTGATTATCCGCCGCTAAGTATCCGCCGATGAGCATGCCGAGCGAGCCCCCCGTCTGGATCGACTACGACTACGCCGTCGTGCGCGTTGTGCCGTCGGTGGCGCGGGGCGCGTTTGTGAACGTAGGTGTGGTGCTGCACGCCCGGCGCGCGCGCTTCCTAGAGGCGCGACTGCACCCGGAGGTGGCGACGCTGACCGACCTCGCCGTGCTGTCCGGGGCATTGTTGCAGGGCACGCTCCATGCCTACGAAACGGTGTGCAACGGGCACGGGGTGATCGGGTGCTATCCGCCTTCGGAGCGGTTCCACTGGCTCACGGCTCCACGCTCCGCCGCGCTCCGCACCTCGCCGGTTCACAGCGGCCGCACCACGGACCCCGCGGCGACGCTCGTGTCGCTCTATCAGACACTCGTGGCCCGCTGAGGCGCGCGTGCGTGCGCGGAACGGTCGCCCACAAAAGGTTCAGGGGCACGCAACGAGGCACGCCGTGGACAATACGGCCGCCTAGTCGGGTATTCCTTGGCAGGCTGTCTCAGAATAGAGATCCTGCGTGAGACTCAGCCAGACACAGACGCCGCACCCACCGCCTGGTCGCTAGGTCCATCGCCGGTCGCCCATTCTCCCGACCCCAGCTATGACCTTTATCCACGACCATCTCGTTTCCCTGCTTATCGGCTCGACGGTGTTCCTCATCGTCACGGCCATGACGGCCCGCCTCACCGAGGCGAAGGTCGAGCAGGCCTCGCTCTACCAGGTGAAGGCCCAGTCGCTCGACTTCGCGGAGTGGCTCGAAGACGACCTCGCGCAGCTCGGCGAGCACACCGTCGGGCCTCTGGCCACGCGCTTCGCCATGCCCACGCACGAGGGGGGGCAGACGGCCGCCTTCTCGTTTCACCGCGACCTCGTCAGCACGACGTTCGACACCACGCGCGTATCCATCCGCTACCAGCTCGTTGCTACGACGGGGGCGAGCTACCCGGACACGACGGTTCAGCAATACCAGGTCGTCCGCTCCACGCGAGAAGCGGCGCTGCTCAACGGCACGCCCGCCTGGACGACGCCGTGGCAGCCCGGCGGCCTCAGCCCCGCCACGCTGACGCATTTCGACATCGAGCCGATGACGCGCCTCGGGCAGGCCGCCGCGAGTCCAGGCGATGTCGCCTTCCTCCGCGTAGCCTTCTCGCTGACGCAGCCGCCCCAAGGCCGCGTGCCCACGTTCCGCGAACTGCACTGGGCGACCACGCTCACGCTCCGCGAAGACTGAGCGCTGCACGCCCGCACGCATCCGCGCCGTCCCCCCGCACCGCTTCACTCGCCTCGCCACTCCACGCCACCAACGCCCAGCCGCACACTATGGGAAAGGCCCTACTCCTCATCGTCACCGCGACGGCGCTCTTCGGAGGTGCCTCGCTGTTCCAGACCCAAGAATCGGCCTCCGAGACGCGTCGAGCGCAGGCCTCCTACCAGGAGGAGGTGCTCGCTCGCGAGATCGCACGCTCGGCCTACAACGTCACCGTCGCGCTTGCCCGGGACGCGGGCGCGGACCTCAACGAGGCGCAAGCCCGGATCAACGGCCGCACCAGCGACGGTCGCCCTGACCCGTTTGGCCGCAAGACCGGCAGCCACCAGGGCGGCACCTACGAGGCCCGGGCCACGGTCAAGGATGGCCACGCGCTCGACCTCCATGTCACGGGCTACTACGGCACCGCCTCGCACACGATCAACGAGGAACACCGCATCCAGGTGCTTACCGTCAAGCAGCCGAGCACGCTCACGGTCGAGTTCATCGAGTCGATGGCGGGCTACTGCTCGTCGGTCTGGCTTGAACGCCTCATCCCCGTTGCAGCCCGTCAGACTGGCGACCCCGTGGACACCGACGGCGACGGCTACGTGGCGCTCGACCCCGTGATGATCTTCACGCCGGGCAACGGCCGCGACGGCTCGCGCGAAACCTTCAGCGAGACGCTCCAGACCGGCACCCGGCTCAACTTCTTCATCGGCGTCGATAAGAACTGCTCCGAGGAAGGCGTCTACGCCGCCACCTACGACGCTTCGGTCTATGACCACAGCCACTACGCGCTCAACGACTACGAGCCGTACGTCACCGTCACCGAGGAGTCAATCTGGGCGATGGTGGAGCAACACCCCACCGACGATCAGCGCTGGCGTATCGGCTGGGAAGACCAGCGCCGCACCGAATGGGACGACCCCGACCTGACCAAGGCGCGCTCGTCGAGCCTGCAGAAGACCAAGATCGAGGGCTACGACGGTGACGGCTGGCCCACGACCAACGCCGAGGGCTACCGCGCCCTCCGCGACTATGGCTCGCGCCCCGACTTCAGCGACCAGGTCGTCGAGGTCACGCTGACGCCGCTGCCC
This genomic window contains:
- a CDS encoding CHAT domain-containing tetratricopeptide repeat protein, with the translated sequence MRAYFCALLLVGFVVHFSPWARAQDATGGDAPTQRVLFAFEVLGLADEAPGDSLLVLFGSGPLDRLVPGGRGTPFSVYQVAEHDSGGDALGTARVVGGGRRKAAAHIWLSKPKAPQLRLYPGDLLELPITIPADTHDGLLLYLAQLGIRLTDNADEMFVSPEEVFALRSTEDEQALLKPFADAVHEAGDYVVGLQESGNLTPLLASLLDPIGRGYYEGRLPFDLMLEATTDDLIRFLDFVRSYPGKYVGGRWKISETFATWLINSAPLGRDGLRDFLLSADDLDAAIARYDYEHDEDFLTAWRDEAKELGRLGRLDDAFRLLDLAERTARHQGWEASAASALFSRGLILTEAGRYRDSVPAYEQAIAEYERLGGVVSLLNALYNISINQVALGDYTDALATSERGTARAEAARAEGNASPYDVGEQVLRQGVALKHLGRYDDALAVYSHALTLYEEDGSTASLRRIATVRNRQAEIQKERGLYRDARAAYEAVRGAFAALADTEGEADALDELGFVTSNLGQYEEAIALWREADRLHRISGHLSDAGYSLSQIAQSEWRLGRTADAIATHRAAIGVREQAGDLSGQAYSWRKLASLYTETGRPTLALEAFDRADALYAEAGSTSGRAEVLIERGNVFTEQNDHARALPLYEEALALFEEADDREEVGGTLSVIGNALVRLRRYREAEERYARALEVSRALGKRTWQVNDLVALGNLAAEGQYDRDAADAYYREALELAESVGATTDAALAMAAYGRFLSQAGRFDEAEARLTEAYDRWVAAGNRVGEAWTLIDLGHLNELRGDFERAREQYEASLAIGEAINDLGRVGTALAYLGDLAGVLAQFDEAEAFHRLALAVSEESANLWGQAGALNGLGNLAEDRADYAAALDAYARADSLYDALGSDIARAGPINNAGVVHLFQGDYAAALGAFERTRAIYEAAGQEDAGLLVAELNVARALLEQQRWDEASAANARAFALAERFGLDRITAAVLYNDGRIALERPEPDPAAAAASMRRAVVILETTDEQSRLTEALGVLGRALLANGEAGAAETMLERAATLASDLGMPQHVWEPTYTLALIREQQGRDAEAVALLRQAVEAMETVRARVVGGQEAQRRFAEGGPKVRVYEALVAALIEQGQTEEALAYLDRSYSDDLRAQFGDPLLLAAADGTSADGTVTEADRLRALQATVDQLETERAQALAAGQTARAEALAARLSVSQSEYRALLDDEIRNDPALARRLPDAARTLQQERRDFPDDLAVVTYLVGESRLFLFVATQDSVGAEVLNASVDEVQGLVQDLRRFIATPTAAAAVRSGSLGGDDSSGSTDVDRYDAVRQRLYDLLIAPAVPRIGERTRLAIIPNGPLYDLPFAVLPAPDDTGQAAPERFLIEDRTLFYVSDLSVLYRRGMRGSDIRIRAFGNATTDSLEALPFAEREVEALAQLYPGSELFVREAATERQVKAAPSDYTVLHLATHGVLDPRVERSYLALAPDGDEDGRLTLDEVRRLDALGDYRLVTLSACESALGNTDEAAWPINPALAFLENGARTVVASLWKVDDAATGALMEVFYTTLAEGDAAAALQHAQTALLADSATRHPYYWAPFVLLGDDQ
- a CDS encoding HipA family kinase; amino-acid sequence: MSTVTAVRYVTPLREGGSLPALVDTADAEGAATGLFVVKFRGAGQGARALVAELIVGQLAQRIGLTVPDLALVDLADSFGRTEPDPEIQDILKGSRGINVGLRYLDGAFTYDAALPDVMPEGGTSVVDPETAAAVVWLDALVTNIDRTARNPNLLLTQASGAARPTIWLIDHGAALYVHHAWDAANVQALVAEKATAPFVPIRDHVLLPVAGDLAEADARLAPSLDAADLEAMLEAVPDALLMDAPEGRTPPFESAAANRAAYVAFLNARLAPPPDGGLRPFVAEAIRAQATLAEGPRAALPYRR
- a CDS encoding DUF3037 domain-containing protein yields the protein MPSEPPVWIDYDYAVVRVVPSVARGAFVNVGVVLHARRARFLEARLHPEVATLTDLAVLSGALLQGTLHAYETVCNGHGVIGCYPPSERFHWLTAPRSAALRTSPVHSGRTTDPAATLVSLYQTLVAR